DNA from Arthrobacter sp. FW305-BF8:
CCAACTGAACCGGACAGCTAGTCTTCGCTGGCCACCCACCCGGCGGCCAGCGCCACCGACGGATGGTCCCACGTGAACCCGCTGTCCCGGAGCAGTGTCGGCTCGATCCGCTGGCTCGCGAGCAGGAGTTCGCGGGCCAGTTTGCCCATGACGAGGCGCAGCACAGGAGCCGGCGCGCGCAGCAGCGCAGGTCGGTGAAGCGCCTTTGCGAGCCCGGCCACGAGGGTGTTCACGTCGGCGGCTTCCGGTGCCGCAACGTTCACGGGGCCCGAATTCCCGGATGTAAGGAGGAACCCGAACGCTGAGGTGAGGTCGGGGAGGGTGATCCAGGGCCAGTACTGCCGGCCGTTGCCCAGCGGACCGCCAATGCCTGCCCGCAGCAGGGGCAGCAGGCGTCCCATGGCACCTCCTGACCTGCTCAGCACCACTGCGGTCCGCGGGGTCACAACCCGGACCCCGGACGGGGCCTCGTGGGCTGCCGTTTCCCACTCAACGCAGATGCGCGCCATGATGCCCTGCCCGGCGGGGGAGTTCTCCGTCAGCAGGGAGTGCCCGGCGTCGCCGTAGTAGCCCGCGCCGGACTGGCTGATGAAGGTTCGGGGTGGCGAGTCGAGGCGGCGCATCGCTGAGGTAAGAGTCCGGGTGGGGTCGAGGCGCGACCGGAACAGCTCATCGATCCGATGCGGTGTCCACGGCCGGGCGCCGATGTTCGCGCCGGAAAGATTGATGACGGCGTCGGCTCCCTCAAGGGAGGCCGGGTCGAGGGTTCCCGTGGCGGGATCCCAGCGGATTTCCGACGGGGACGACGGCGGCCGCCTCACCAGCCGGACGACGTCGTGCCCGCCGGAGGTGAGGCGGGAGGAGAGTGCGGTTCCGATGAGCCCTGAGGCGCCGGCCATGACGATGCGCATGATCCATCTCACCATGCCCGGCACGGCAAGGCACCTCCCCGCTGGCTCATGTCACGTTGACTATGATCGAACGATGACCTCTTCGAGTTACCTCCGGTTCCCTCATGTTCACGGCGATCTGGTCACGTTTGTGGCCGAGGACGACGTCTGGATTGCCCCCCTCACAGGCGGCCGCGCCTGGCGTGTGTCCTCGCTCCAGCTGCCGGCCCGCAATCCGCGCTTTACGCCGGACGGAACGAAGCTGGTCTGGACGGTCGTGCAGGGGACGGCCCCCGAGGTTGTCATCGCCGATGTCGGCGGCGGGGGGTACCGCCAGCTGACTTTCTTCGGGCACAGCACCACTCGGGTTAAAGGCTTCACCCCCGCGGGGGACATCGTAGTCACCAGCGCGTTCCGCCAGGCCGAGAGCCGCCACACGCACGCTTACCGGCTGTCCAC
Protein-coding regions in this window:
- a CDS encoding TIGR01777 family oxidoreductase codes for the protein MRIVMAGASGLIGTALSSRLTSGGHDVVRLVRRPPSSPSEIRWDPATGTLDPASLEGADAVINLSGANIGARPWTPHRIDELFRSRLDPTRTLTSAMRRLDSPPRTFISQSGAGYYGDAGHSLLTENSPAGQGIMARICVEWETAAHEAPSGVRVVTPRTAVVLSRSGGAMGRLLPLLRAGIGGPLGNGRQYWPWITLPDLTSAFGFLLTSGNSGPVNVAAPEAADVNTLVAGLAKALHRPALLRAPAPVLRLVMGKLARELLLASQRIEPTLLRDSGFTWDHPSVALAAGWVASED